The following proteins are encoded in a genomic region of Syngnathus acus chromosome 22, fSynAcu1.2, whole genome shotgun sequence:
- the tdh2 gene encoding L-threonine dehydrogenase 2, which produces MARLDLFCRGGLRMQTLSHRSFSCIHGHMSRWNSKETSNPPTDQENPRVLITGGLGQLGVGLAQMLRKEYGTENVILSDIKKPLPHVFNSGPFVYADVLDYKHLREVIVNNRINWLVHYSALLSAVGEANVALARKINITGLHNVLDLALENSLRIFMPSTIGAFGPSSPRDPVPDLCVQRPQTIYGVSKVHGELMGEYLHHKYGLDFRCLRYPGVISFNTLPGGGTTDYAVQIFHDALRKGHHECYLRPDTRLPMMHISDCHRATVEFMQTPECQLSLRTYNIAAISFTPEEVAQEIRKHVPQLKVTYNPDAVRQTIADSWPMRVDDSNARRDWGWVPVFGLEDLVPDMLHSIQNSSEQTFHS; this is translated from the exons ATGGCCAGGCTAGATCTGTTTTGTCGTGGTGGTCTAAGGATGCAGACTTTGTCCCATCGTAGCTTCAGCTGCATACATGGACACATGAGCAGGTGGAACAGCAAAGAAACTTCCAATCCACCAACTGATCAGGAAAACCCACGAGTGCTCATCACGG GTGGACTTGGACAGTTAGGTGTGGGGCTTGCCCAAATGCTCAG GAAAGAATATGGAACAGAGAATGTAATTCTCTCAGACATAAAGAAGCCCCTGCCTCATGTTTTTAATAGTG GACCATTTGTATATGCTGATGTGTTGGACTACAAACATCTGAGAGAAGTCATTGTGAATAACCGCATCAACTGGCTTGTCCATTACAGTGCTCTGTTGAGTGCTGTTGGGGAAGCTAATGTGGCTTTAGCTCGCAAAATCAACATCACAG GTCTACATAATGTGCTGGACTTGGCTTTGGAGAACAGCCTGCGCATTTTTATGCCGAGCACCATTGGAGCATTTGGTCCTTCCTCTCCTCGTGATCCGGTGCCTGACCTCTGTGTCCAAAGACCACAAACCATCTATGGCGTGTCCAAAGTTCACGGTGAACTCATGGGAGAG tatCTTCATCATAAATATGGCCTGGACTTCCGCTGCTTACGTTACCCGGGAGTGATATCATTCAACACACTTCCTGGGGGAGGCACAACAG ACTACGCAGTTCAAATCTTCCATGATGCCCTCAGAAAGGGTCACCATGAGTGCTACTTGCGCCCCGACACCCGTCTTCCTATGATGCACATCTCTGACTGCCACCGTGCCACTGTTGAGTTTATGCAGACCCCCGAGTGTCAGCTCTCCCTCCGTACCTATAACATTGCTGCCATAAGCTTCACTCCAGAGGAGGTGGCCCAGGAAATACGCAAGCATGTCCCTCAACTGAAGGTCACGTACAATCCAGATGCTGTCCGTCAGACAATTG CAGACAGCTGGCCGATGCGGGTTGATGACTCGAACGCCCGGAGGGATTGGGGCTGGGTGCCAGTGTTCGGACTAGAGGACCTGGTTCCGGACATGCTGCACTCCATTCAGAACAGTTCAGAACAGACGTTCCACAGTTAG
- the zgc:154055 gene encoding myotubularin-related protein 9 isoform X1, which translates to MEFSEHIKTANVEDVVLQQPLHPPSKGTLCITGHHLLFSDREEKSCRQVLLLLRNIDAVEKSVENLLNYFGLFPNAGSSNRTTESSGTIIIKCKDLRVLQLDIPGMAQCLNIAQSIETLSSLNCVAEMYPFFYRPSNASLQDHWGLSTPERHYTEMEELHERWRLSTVNQDYSVCPSYPPAVIVPKAINDDALKKVAKFRQGGRFPVLCYYHRKNGMVILRSGQPLTGANRKRCMEDELLLQTVIGDSDKGYIIDTRSAQQAQQARMMGGGFESKAFYSNWKRLHRHMERGKTLQESLIKLVDAYGDKSPNMDRWLSKLENSKWMSHVQTALSTAGLLAECVERDGHSVLVHGSEGTDATLLISTLAQLIMDPSCRSLEGFLRLLEREFVQAGHPFQQRCSHSAFSHARLQQECPMFLLLLDCVWQLCCQFPLALGFSEALLLRLATEAYASDYGTFLCNSEMERCALQVKDKTHCLFRALLKPRESEQYTNPLYEPNELAIWPSVHPQSLQLWRGYFLRWTQQTRHLELVQEEIRNMVIEWEKLPLS; encoded by the exons ATGGAGTTTTCTGAGCACATTAAGACCGCCAATGTAGAAGATGTTGTGCTCCAGCAGCCTCTGCACCCTCCCAGCAAGGGCACCTTGTGCATCACCGGCCACCACTTGCTCTTCTCGGACAGGGAGGAGAAAAGCTGTCGGCAAGTTCTGTTGCTCCTCAGAAACATTGATGCTGTTGAGAAAAG TGTGGAAAACCTTTTGAACTACTTCGGCCTCTTTCCTAATGCCGGCAGCAGCAACAG AACTACAGAATCCTCCGGGACCATCATCATCAAGTGTAAAGATCTGCGTGTGCTCCAGCTTGACATCCCAGGCATGGCGCAATGTCTTAACATTGCGCAATCTATTGAG ACGCTGTCCAGTTTGAATTGTGTGGCAGAGATGTATCCTTTCTTTTACCGACCCTCCAATGCCAGCCTCCAGGACCATTGGGGCCTCTCTACCCCTGAAAGGCATTACACTGAAATGGAGGAACTT CATGAAAGGTGGAGACTGAGCACTGTGAACCAAGACTACTCAGTATGCCCCTCTTATCCTCCAGCTGTCATTGTCCCCAAGGCGATCAATGATGATGCACTGAAAAAGGTTGCCAAATTCAGACAGGGCGGACGCTTCCCTGTCCTCTGCTACTACCACAGGAAGAATGGGATG GTAATTTTGCGCAGCGGTCAGCCGCTGACGGGGGCCAACCGGAAGCGTTGCATGGAAGATGAGCTCCTCTTGCAGACTGTGATCGGGGACTCAGACAAAGGTTATATTATCGACACACGAtcagcacagcaagcacagcAGGCAAGGATGATGGGTGGCGGGTTTGAGTCCAAAGCATTCTACAGCAACTGGAAGAGACTACACAGACACATGGAAAG GGGTAAAACCCTCCAGGAGAGTCTAATCAAGCTGGTGGACGCCTATGGTGACAAGTCCCCAAATATGGATCGCTGGCTCAGTAAGCTAGAAAATTCCAAATGGATGTCTCATGTCCAAACTGCTTTGTCAACTGCTGGCCTGCTGGCAGAATGTGTGGAGAG AGATGGTCACTCAGTTCTCGTTCACGGCTCTGAAGGGACAGATGCCACGTTACTTATTAGCACTTTGGCACAACTCATTATGGACCCAAGTTGTCGTTCACTGGAAGGCTTTCTGAGACTTTTAGAGAGGGAGTTTGTACAG GCTGGACACCCATTCCAGCAGCGATGTTCCCACTCAGCCTTCTCTCACGCTCGTCTCCAGCAGGAATGTCCAATGTTCTTGTTGCTGCTGGACTGTGTGTGGCAGTTATGCTGCCAGTTCCCCCTTGCGCTCGGCTTCTCGGAGGCACTGCTCCTCAGGCTGGCTACCGAAGCCTATGCCTCGGACTATGGCACCTTTCTCTGTAACAGCGAGATGGAACG CTGTGCTCTCCAAGTGAAGGACAAGACTCATTGTTTGTTTCGGGCCCTGCTGAAGCCACGGGAAAGCGAGCAGTACACCAACCCACTATATGAGCCCAATGAACTGGCTATTTGGCCCTCAGTCCACCCACAATCTTTACAGCTATGGAGGG GCTATTTTCTGAGGTGGACCCAACAGACTCGTCACCTGGAACTGGTCCAGGAGGAAATAAGGAACATGGTTATTGAGTGGGAGAAGTTGCCACTCAGCTGA
- the zgc:154055 gene encoding myotubularin-related protein 9-like isoform X3, which produces MPAAATELQNPPGPSSSSVKICVCSSLTSQAWRNVLTLRNLLRCMKSLTLSSLNCVAEMYPFFYRPSNASLQDHWGLSTPERHYTEMEELHERWRLSTVNQDYSVCPSYPPAVIVPKAINDDALKKVAKFRQGGRFPVLCYYHRKNGMVILRSGQPLTGANRKRCMEDELLLQTVIGDSDKGYIIDTRSAQQAQQARMMGGGFESKAFYSNWKRLHRHMERGKTLQESLIKLVDAYGDKSPNMDRWLSKLENSKWMSHVQTALSTAGLLAECVERDGHSVLVHGSEGTDATLLISTLAQLIMDPSCRSLEGFLRLLEREFVQAGHPFQQRCSHSAFSHARLQQECPMFLLLLDCVWQLCCQFPLALGFSEALLLRLATEAYASDYGTFLCNSEMERCALQVKDKTHCLFRALLKPRESEQYTNPLYEPNELAIWPSVHPQSLQLWRGYFLRWTQQTRHLELVQEEIRNMVIEWEKLPLS; this is translated from the exons ATGCCGGCAGCAGCAACAG AACTACAGAATCCTCCGGGACCATCATCATCAAGTGTAAAGATCTGCGTGTGCTCCAGCTTGACATCCCAGGCATGGCGCAATGTCTTAACATTGCGCAATCTATTGAGGTGCATGAAATCATTG ACGCTGTCCAGTTTGAATTGTGTGGCAGAGATGTATCCTTTCTTTTACCGACCCTCCAATGCCAGCCTCCAGGACCATTGGGGCCTCTCTACCCCTGAAAGGCATTACACTGAAATGGAGGAACTT CATGAAAGGTGGAGACTGAGCACTGTGAACCAAGACTACTCAGTATGCCCCTCTTATCCTCCAGCTGTCATTGTCCCCAAGGCGATCAATGATGATGCACTGAAAAAGGTTGCCAAATTCAGACAGGGCGGACGCTTCCCTGTCCTCTGCTACTACCACAGGAAGAATGGGATG GTAATTTTGCGCAGCGGTCAGCCGCTGACGGGGGCCAACCGGAAGCGTTGCATGGAAGATGAGCTCCTCTTGCAGACTGTGATCGGGGACTCAGACAAAGGTTATATTATCGACACACGAtcagcacagcaagcacagcAGGCAAGGATGATGGGTGGCGGGTTTGAGTCCAAAGCATTCTACAGCAACTGGAAGAGACTACACAGACACATGGAAAG GGGTAAAACCCTCCAGGAGAGTCTAATCAAGCTGGTGGACGCCTATGGTGACAAGTCCCCAAATATGGATCGCTGGCTCAGTAAGCTAGAAAATTCCAAATGGATGTCTCATGTCCAAACTGCTTTGTCAACTGCTGGCCTGCTGGCAGAATGTGTGGAGAG AGATGGTCACTCAGTTCTCGTTCACGGCTCTGAAGGGACAGATGCCACGTTACTTATTAGCACTTTGGCACAACTCATTATGGACCCAAGTTGTCGTTCACTGGAAGGCTTTCTGAGACTTTTAGAGAGGGAGTTTGTACAG GCTGGACACCCATTCCAGCAGCGATGTTCCCACTCAGCCTTCTCTCACGCTCGTCTCCAGCAGGAATGTCCAATGTTCTTGTTGCTGCTGGACTGTGTGTGGCAGTTATGCTGCCAGTTCCCCCTTGCGCTCGGCTTCTCGGAGGCACTGCTCCTCAGGCTGGCTACCGAAGCCTATGCCTCGGACTATGGCACCTTTCTCTGTAACAGCGAGATGGAACG CTGTGCTCTCCAAGTGAAGGACAAGACTCATTGTTTGTTTCGGGCCCTGCTGAAGCCACGGGAAAGCGAGCAGTACACCAACCCACTATATGAGCCCAATGAACTGGCTATTTGGCCCTCAGTCCACCCACAATCTTTACAGCTATGGAGGG GCTATTTTCTGAGGTGGACCCAACAGACTCGTCACCTGGAACTGGTCCAGGAGGAAATAAGGAACATGGTTATTGAGTGGGAGAAGTTGCCACTCAGCTGA
- the lck gene encoding tyrosine-protein kinase Lck, which yields MCVKTHFLYKEKMGCNCSSDYSDAEWIENLDEICEHCNCPVQPQSCIPYTEELTPYLSPGSPPLSPLPENIAVACYSHEPTHDGDLGFEKGEKLKILNKNDPEWYLAESLTTGQRGFIPHNFIAMSNEETEPWFFKNISRNDSMRLLLAPGNSKGSFLIRESETIPGSYSLSIRDVDQNTGEGVKNYRIRNLDNGGFYITAKISFNSLKELVQHYMRDSDGLCTKLVKPCQSRAPQKPWWQDKWEIPRESLKPVNKLGSGQFGDVWMGYYNNDQKVAIKSLKIGTMSTEAFLEEANVMKNLQHPRLVRLFAVVSQEPIYIITEYMDNGSLLEYLKTTKGSKLPIKTLIDMSSQVADGMAYIEQKNYIHRDLRAANILVSYELICKVADFGLARLIEDSEYTAREGAKFPIKWTAPEAINYGKFTIKSDVWSFGILLTEVVTYGRVPYPGMSNPEVMQNLEQGYRMPKPEKCSEVLYNIMCLCWRENPETRPTFEYLKSVLEDFFIATERQYEE from the exons ATGTGCGTGAAGACACATTTCCTATACAAAG AAAAGATGGGATGTAACTGCAGCTCCGACTACTCAGATGCTGAATGGATTGAGAACTTGGATGAAATTTGTGAACACTGTAACTGTCCAGTCCAGCCACAATCATGCATACCA TATACAGAAGAACTAACTCCCTATCTATCACCGGGTTCGCCACCTTTGTCTCCTCTACCTG AGAACATTGCAGTGGCTTGCTACAGCCACGAACCCACCCATGATGGTGACTTGGGCTTTGAAAAGGGAGAGAAACTCAAGATACTTAACAA GAATGATCCAGAGTGGTATTTGGCAGAGTCTCTTACCACAGGACAGAGGGGCTTCATCCCACACAACTTCATTGCAATGAGCAACGAGGAGACCGAACC GTGGTTCTTTAAGAACATTTCCAGAAACGATTCCATGAGGCTCCTGCTTGCACCCGGGAACTCGAAGGGCTCCTTCTTAATTCGTGAGAGTGAGACAATCCCAG GGTCATACTCCTTGTCAATCCGGGACGTCGATCAAAATACGGGTGAAGGAGTGAAGAACTACAGGATCCGCAATTTGGACAACGGTGGCTTCTACATCACCGCTAAGATATCTTTTAATTCACTGAAGGAGCTTGTCCAGCATTATATGC GTGATTCGGATGGTTTGTGTACCAAGTTGGTGAAGCCATGCCAGTCAAGAGCTCCTCAGAAACCATGGTGGCAAGATAAATGGGAGATCCCCCGGGAGTCCCTGAAACCGGTGAATAAACTCGGTTCGGGACAGTTTGGAGACGTCTGGATGG GTTACTACAACAACGACCAGAAGGTTGCCATTAAGAGTCTGAAAATTGGCACAATGTCGACAGAAGCCTTCCTGGAAGAAGCCAATGTAATGAAGAACCTGCAGCATCCTCGCCTTGTGCGCCTCTTTGCCGTGGTTAGCCAGGAGCCCATCTATATTATCACAGAGTACATGGACAATG GGAGCTTGCTGGAATACCTAAAAACAACCAAGGGGAGTAAACTGCCCATTAAAACTTTGATAGACATGTCATCCCAG GTAGCAGACGGGATGGCTTACATTGAGCAGAAGAATTACATCCATAGGGATCTACGAGCTGCTAACATTCTGGTGTCCTATGAGCTCATCTGTAAAGTAGCAGACTTTGGACTTGCCAGACTCATTGAGGACAGTGAATACACAGCTAGGGAGG GAGCAAAGTTTCCCATCAAGTGGACCGCCCCAGAAGCAATAAATTATGGAAAATTTACCATCAAGTCTGATGTGTGGTCCTTTGGGATCCTCCTAACAGAAGTAGTCACATACGGACGCGTGCCATACCCTG GTATGTCCAACCCTGAGGTGATGCAGAACCTGGAGCAGGGCTACAGGATGCCGAAGCCAGAAAAGTGTTCAGAAGTACTTTATAATATTATGTGTCTCTGTTGGAGGGAGAACCCAGAAACTAGACCAACTTTTGAGTACCTGAAGAGTGTTTTGGAGGACTTCTTTATTGCCACAGAGCGTCAGTACGAGGAGTAG
- the fam167b gene encoding protein FAM167A: MGGHCLSALALKRKCRPVARLEPSVQKRFQSYPPKAVRMDSKHSADEADTESLESLKALTEKLKLETRRPSYLEWQERLQSGPWRDKNQDPDQANSTHSSSDVVVQNICGFDTIDDALDFLRKELREMQDQDNHLARQLIRLRGEINKLKVEQVCERHKEMLDNATYELEECGEESDLLCDIPMKATFALSTPLKHLGLTKMNINSRRFSLC, from the exons ATGGGCGGTCACTGCCTCTCCGCTCTTGCTCTTAAAAGGAAGTGCAGACCTGTTGCGCGTCTAGAGCCAAGTGTCCAGAAACGATTCCAGTCATATCCCCCTAAAGCTGTTCGCATGGATTCCAAACACTCTGCAGACGAGGCAGACACGGAAAGTCTGGAAAGCTTGAAGGCGCTTACCGAAAAACTCAAGTTAGAGACTCGCAGACCGTCCTATCTGGAGTGGCAGGAGAGGCTGCAGAGCGGACCGTGGAGAGACAAGAATCAGGACCCCGACCAAGCCAATTCAACGCACAGCAGTTCAGACGTGGTCGTACAAAACATCTGTGGCTTTGACACTATTGATGACGCTTTGGACTTTCTCAGAAAAGAGTTG AGGGAGATGCAAGACCAGGACAACCATCTGGCCCGTCAGCTGATCCGCCTTCGTGGGGAGATCAACAAGCTGAAAGTGGAGCAGGTGTGCGAGCGCCACAAAGAAATGCTGGACAATGCGACATATGAGCTGGAGGAGTGCGGTGAGGAGTCCGATCTGTTGTGTGACATCCCCATGAAGGCCACTTTTGCTTTGTCCACCCCACTGAAACATCTGGGCCTCACCAAGATGAACATCAACTCCAGACGTTTCTCACTGTGTTAA
- the zgc:154055 gene encoding myotubularin-related protein 9 isoform X2 — MEFSEHIKTANVEDVVLQQPLHPPSKGTLCITGHHLLFSDREEKSCRQVLLLLRNIDAVEKRTTESSGTIIIKCKDLRVLQLDIPGMAQCLNIAQSIETLSSLNCVAEMYPFFYRPSNASLQDHWGLSTPERHYTEMEELHERWRLSTVNQDYSVCPSYPPAVIVPKAINDDALKKVAKFRQGGRFPVLCYYHRKNGMVILRSGQPLTGANRKRCMEDELLLQTVIGDSDKGYIIDTRSAQQAQQARMMGGGFESKAFYSNWKRLHRHMERGKTLQESLIKLVDAYGDKSPNMDRWLSKLENSKWMSHVQTALSTAGLLAECVERDGHSVLVHGSEGTDATLLISTLAQLIMDPSCRSLEGFLRLLEREFVQAGHPFQQRCSHSAFSHARLQQECPMFLLLLDCVWQLCCQFPLALGFSEALLLRLATEAYASDYGTFLCNSEMERCALQVKDKTHCLFRALLKPRESEQYTNPLYEPNELAIWPSVHPQSLQLWRGYFLRWTQQTRHLELVQEEIRNMVIEWEKLPLS; from the exons ATGGAGTTTTCTGAGCACATTAAGACCGCCAATGTAGAAGATGTTGTGCTCCAGCAGCCTCTGCACCCTCCCAGCAAGGGCACCTTGTGCATCACCGGCCACCACTTGCTCTTCTCGGACAGGGAGGAGAAAAGCTGTCGGCAAGTTCTGTTGCTCCTCAGAAACATTGATGCTGTTGAGAAAAG AACTACAGAATCCTCCGGGACCATCATCATCAAGTGTAAAGATCTGCGTGTGCTCCAGCTTGACATCCCAGGCATGGCGCAATGTCTTAACATTGCGCAATCTATTGAG ACGCTGTCCAGTTTGAATTGTGTGGCAGAGATGTATCCTTTCTTTTACCGACCCTCCAATGCCAGCCTCCAGGACCATTGGGGCCTCTCTACCCCTGAAAGGCATTACACTGAAATGGAGGAACTT CATGAAAGGTGGAGACTGAGCACTGTGAACCAAGACTACTCAGTATGCCCCTCTTATCCTCCAGCTGTCATTGTCCCCAAGGCGATCAATGATGATGCACTGAAAAAGGTTGCCAAATTCAGACAGGGCGGACGCTTCCCTGTCCTCTGCTACTACCACAGGAAGAATGGGATG GTAATTTTGCGCAGCGGTCAGCCGCTGACGGGGGCCAACCGGAAGCGTTGCATGGAAGATGAGCTCCTCTTGCAGACTGTGATCGGGGACTCAGACAAAGGTTATATTATCGACACACGAtcagcacagcaagcacagcAGGCAAGGATGATGGGTGGCGGGTTTGAGTCCAAAGCATTCTACAGCAACTGGAAGAGACTACACAGACACATGGAAAG GGGTAAAACCCTCCAGGAGAGTCTAATCAAGCTGGTGGACGCCTATGGTGACAAGTCCCCAAATATGGATCGCTGGCTCAGTAAGCTAGAAAATTCCAAATGGATGTCTCATGTCCAAACTGCTTTGTCAACTGCTGGCCTGCTGGCAGAATGTGTGGAGAG AGATGGTCACTCAGTTCTCGTTCACGGCTCTGAAGGGACAGATGCCACGTTACTTATTAGCACTTTGGCACAACTCATTATGGACCCAAGTTGTCGTTCACTGGAAGGCTTTCTGAGACTTTTAGAGAGGGAGTTTGTACAG GCTGGACACCCATTCCAGCAGCGATGTTCCCACTCAGCCTTCTCTCACGCTCGTCTCCAGCAGGAATGTCCAATGTTCTTGTTGCTGCTGGACTGTGTGTGGCAGTTATGCTGCCAGTTCCCCCTTGCGCTCGGCTTCTCGGAGGCACTGCTCCTCAGGCTGGCTACCGAAGCCTATGCCTCGGACTATGGCACCTTTCTCTGTAACAGCGAGATGGAACG CTGTGCTCTCCAAGTGAAGGACAAGACTCATTGTTTGTTTCGGGCCCTGCTGAAGCCACGGGAAAGCGAGCAGTACACCAACCCACTATATGAGCCCAATGAACTGGCTATTTGGCCCTCAGTCCACCCACAATCTTTACAGCTATGGAGGG GCTATTTTCTGAGGTGGACCCAACAGACTCGTCACCTGGAACTGGTCCAGGAGGAAATAAGGAACATGGTTATTGAGTGGGAGAAGTTGCCACTCAGCTGA